From a single Chlamydia muridarum str. Nigg genomic region:
- a CDS encoding acetyl-CoA carboxylase carboxyltransferase subunit alpha: MELLPHEKQVVEYEKTIADFKEKNKENSLLSSSEIQKLENRLDRLKEKIYSNLTPWERVQICRHPSRPRTINYIEGMCEEFVELCGDRTFRDDPAVVGGFAKIQGQRFMLIGQEKGCDTTSRMHRNFGMLCPEGFRKALRLAKMAEKFGLPIIFLVDTPGAFPGLTAEERGQGWAIATNLFELARLATPIIVVVIGEGCSGGALGMAIGDVVAMLEHSYYSVISPEGCASILWKDPKKNSDAAAMLKMHGEDLKGFAIVDAVIKEPIGGAHHNPVATYRSVQEYVLQEWLKLKDLPVEELLEKRYQKFRTIGLYETSSESSSEA, from the coding sequence GTGGAACTACTTCCTCATGAAAAACAGGTTGTCGAATACGAAAAAACGATCGCCGATTTCAAAGAAAAAAATAAAGAAAACAGTCTGCTTTCTTCTTCAGAGATTCAAAAATTGGAAAATCGCTTAGATAGACTAAAAGAAAAAATTTATTCGAATCTTACTCCTTGGGAAAGGGTACAAATTTGCCGACACCCTTCGAGACCCCGCACGATTAATTATATTGAAGGGATGTGTGAAGAGTTTGTTGAGCTTTGTGGAGATCGAACATTCCGTGATGATCCTGCAGTTGTCGGAGGATTTGCAAAGATTCAGGGACAACGGTTTATGCTCATAGGGCAAGAAAAAGGTTGTGATACGACATCTCGTATGCATCGCAATTTTGGAATGCTTTGTCCTGAAGGATTTCGGAAAGCTTTGCGCTTAGCTAAAATGGCTGAAAAATTTGGTCTTCCTATTATCTTCTTAGTGGACACCCCAGGGGCTTTCCCAGGACTAACAGCTGAAGAGCGTGGGCAGGGGTGGGCTATTGCAACGAATTTGTTTGAGCTTGCCAGATTAGCTACTCCAATTATCGTAGTTGTTATTGGAGAAGGATGTTCAGGAGGAGCTTTAGGGATGGCTATAGGAGATGTTGTAGCAATGCTAGAACATTCTTATTATTCCGTAATTTCTCCCGAAGGATGTGCTTCTATTTTGTGGAAAGATCCCAAAAAAAATAGCGATGCCGCAGCCATGTTAAAAATGCATGGAGAGGATCTTAAAGGATTTGCTATTGTAGACGCAGTGATTAAAGAGCCCATAGGTGGGGCGCATCACAATCCTGTGGCTACATATCGTAGTGTTCAAGAATATGTCCTGCAAGAATGGCTTAAATTGAAAGATCTACCGGTAGAAGAGTTGCTAGAGAAACGATACCAGAAATTCCGAACGATAGGTCTATATGAAACTTCTTCTGAAAGCAGTTCTGAGGCATAA
- a CDS encoding cysteine desulfurase family protein → MTIYLDTNASAFLDPGILMYLHSLFIEEGGFGNPSSVHSFGKKTKQLIKETSSLIEKALGFARCRVIYTAGATESLNLAIQNIPPGSHVITSSMEHPAVIEPLKKAQLSVTYLDPIPGKCVVSLEQIKDAVQSDTSAIVLGWVNSEVGVRINLESIAAFAKERNLLLIVDATAIVGKEVIRVPEGVSMLAFSGHKFHALSGIGVLLTAPKIKLSPIILGGGQQGGSRSGTEHIHGIASLHYILKKILAEQSIISQTMCSYRDLFESHLQEAFPECVVHCQKEPRVSNLSAIAFPGLEGEVMQIALDLEGVACGYGSACSSGATTVFKSLTAMKVPQELAMATLRFSFSYLLSEQEVLTAVQKVIHVVRHLQQYA, encoded by the coding sequence ATGACGATATACTTAGATACTAATGCTTCGGCTTTTTTAGATCCGGGCATCTTAATGTATTTACATTCTCTATTTATAGAAGAAGGAGGGTTTGGGAATCCTTCTAGTGTTCATAGCTTTGGGAAAAAAACAAAACAGCTAATCAAAGAAACTTCCTCTCTCATAGAAAAGGCTTTAGGGTTTGCTCGGTGTCGCGTGATTTACACTGCTGGAGCAACAGAAAGTCTTAATTTAGCGATTCAAAATATTCCTCCGGGTAGCCATGTAATCACTTCTAGCATGGAACATCCTGCGGTTATTGAGCCTTTGAAAAAGGCGCAGCTTTCTGTTACTTATTTAGACCCCATCCCAGGGAAATGTGTCGTTTCTCTAGAACAAATTAAGGACGCTGTCCAGTCGGATACTTCAGCTATTGTTTTAGGATGGGTAAATAGCGAGGTTGGGGTAAGGATTAACCTTGAGTCTATAGCTGCATTTGCTAAAGAACGAAACCTTTTACTTATAGTTGATGCTACGGCGATTGTGGGGAAAGAGGTCATCCGTGTTCCAGAGGGAGTTTCAATGCTGGCATTTTCTGGACATAAATTTCATGCTTTGTCTGGCATAGGGGTGCTTCTTACTGCCCCAAAAATTAAGCTATCTCCAATTATCTTGGGAGGAGGACAGCAGGGGGGGAGCCGTTCAGGGACAGAACATATTCATGGGATAGCTTCCTTACATTATATTTTAAAAAAAATATTGGCTGAGCAATCTATTATTTCTCAGACTATGTGCTCCTATCGAGATCTATTTGAATCACATTTGCAAGAAGCTTTTCCTGAGTGTGTTGTGCATTGCCAAAAAGAACCTCGAGTTAGCAATCTCTCTGCGATAGCTTTCCCTGGATTAGAAGGGGAGGTTATGCAGATAGCTTTAGATCTTGAAGGTGTTGCTTGTGGTTATGGTTCCGCATGCTCTTCAGGAGCAACTACGGTTTTTAAATCATTGACGGCTATGAAAGTGCCTCAGGAGCTTGCTATGGCGACTCTAAGATTTTCCTTTAGTTATTTGCTTTCAGAACAGGAAGTTCTTACTGCTGTGCAGAAAGTGATTCATGTAGTGCGGCATTTGCAACAATATGCTTAA
- a CDS encoding ABC transporter ATP-binding protein translates to MKLLLKAVLRHKKHLVLLGFSLLSILGLTITSQAEIFSLGLIAKTGPDTFLLFGKQDHNTLVKSKELSKEQLLEQWDSIVGDGDTLSLAQANAYIAKHSGGSQSITKRLSAYLSGCFDLSRLQYLALFLVVVAILKSTTLFFQRFLAQLIAIRVSCSLRKDYFLALQTLPMTFFHAHDMGNLSSRVIADSSMIALAINALMVNYIQAPITMALALVVCLSISWKFCACVCLAFPILILPIIIVAKKIKSLAKRIQKNQDHFTAVLLDFLLGILTVKVFRTEQFSFHKYCQKNDEIARLEERSAAYSLIPRPLLHTIAALFFAFVVMIGLYKFHIPPEELIVFCGLLYLIYDPIKKFADENATIMRGCAAAERFYEVLDLSKQQTTVSEQLNEFQGLQHSIQFCNVSFGYSEDSLVLSDFNLVLKKGEAIGIVGPTGSGKSTIAKLLPRLYEISQGELLVDSLPITSYSKNSLRKHIGCVLQQPFLFYDTIWNNLTCGRDFSEEEVFESLKQSRAYEFVCKMPQGVHSLLEESGKNLSGGQQQRLTIARALLHNTSILLLDEATSSLDAISENYIKEMVGKLKGRCTQIIIAHKLSTLEYVDRIVYLEQGKKIAEGTKEELLVSCPAFQRMWVLSGAKDWELSPVMNP, encoded by the coding sequence ATGAAACTTCTTCTGAAAGCAGTTCTGAGGCATAAAAAGCATTTAGTTCTGCTCGGTTTTTCTCTTTTATCCATATTAGGACTGACGATAACGTCTCAAGCAGAAATTTTTTCTTTGGGACTTATCGCTAAGACTGGTCCCGATACCTTTCTCCTTTTTGGGAAACAGGATCATAATACGTTAGTTAAAAGCAAAGAACTCTCAAAAGAACAGCTTCTGGAGCAGTGGGATAGTATAGTTGGAGATGGCGATACGCTTTCTCTGGCTCAGGCAAATGCCTATATTGCTAAACATTCAGGTGGCTCCCAATCAATAACAAAAAGACTTTCAGCTTATCTTTCGGGGTGTTTTGATCTTTCTAGGCTGCAATATCTAGCCCTTTTTCTTGTTGTTGTTGCTATTTTGAAGTCAACAACGCTCTTTTTTCAAAGATTTTTGGCGCAACTTATCGCTATTCGTGTGAGCTGTTCTTTGCGTAAGGACTATTTTTTAGCTTTGCAAACACTGCCGATGACATTCTTCCATGCTCATGATATGGGGAATTTAAGTAGTCGAGTGATAGCGGATTCTTCTATGATTGCATTGGCTATCAATGCACTTATGGTGAATTATATACAAGCCCCCATTACTATGGCGTTAGCCTTAGTGGTTTGTTTGTCTATCTCTTGGAAATTTTGTGCTTGCGTTTGTTTGGCATTCCCTATTCTTATTTTACCCATCATTATAGTCGCTAAGAAAATCAAATCCTTAGCTAAACGGATTCAAAAAAATCAGGATCATTTTACAGCAGTGTTGCTGGATTTTTTGTTAGGGATCCTTACAGTAAAAGTATTTAGAACCGAACAGTTCTCTTTCCACAAATATTGTCAGAAAAATGATGAAATTGCGCGCTTGGAAGAACGCAGCGCAGCATATAGCTTAATTCCAAGACCTCTTCTGCATACGATTGCGGCTCTTTTCTTTGCTTTTGTTGTAATGATCGGATTATATAAATTTCATATTCCACCTGAAGAGCTCATCGTTTTCTGTGGGTTGTTATATCTTATCTATGATCCGATTAAAAAGTTTGCTGATGAAAATGCTACTATTATGAGGGGCTGTGCAGCAGCAGAGCGATTTTACGAAGTATTAGATTTGTCGAAACAGCAGACCACTGTTTCCGAACAGTTAAATGAATTTCAAGGGTTGCAGCACAGCATTCAGTTTTGTAATGTGTCTTTTGGTTATTCAGAAGACAGTCTTGTACTTTCGGATTTTAATTTAGTATTGAAAAAGGGTGAAGCTATTGGAATTGTTGGCCCAACAGGATCTGGAAAATCTACAATAGCTAAATTATTGCCACGACTTTATGAGATTTCTCAGGGTGAATTACTTGTAGATTCACTCCCCATCACAAGTTATAGCAAAAATTCTCTCAGAAAACATATCGGTTGTGTGTTGCAACAGCCATTCTTATTCTATGATACCATTTGGAATAATCTGACTTGCGGAAGAGATTTTTCGGAAGAAGAGGTTTTTGAATCCCTAAAGCAATCTCGTGCTTATGAATTTGTTTGTAAGATGCCTCAGGGAGTGCATAGTTTATTAGAAGAGTCTGGAAAAAACTTATCAGGTGGGCAGCAGCAACGTTTGACTATAGCCAGAGCTTTGCTTCATAACACTTCAATTCTATTACTTGATGAAGCAACATCTTCTCTTGACGCCATTAGCGAAAATTATATCAAAGAAATGGTTGGGAAATTGAAAGGCCGATGTACTCAAATTATTATTGCTCATAAGCTTTCCACCCTTGAATATGTAGATCGTATTGTCTATCTAGAACAGGGTAAGAAAATTGCGGAAGGAACAAAGGAAGAACTGTTGGTTTCTTGTCCTGCTTTTCAACGAATGTGGGTTTTATCCGGTGCAAAGGATTGGGAGCTTAGTCCCGTTATGAACCCATAG
- a CDS encoding putative quorum-sensing-regulated virulence factor translates to MPDLIFYDTETTGTQIDKDRIVEIAAYNGTTGESFQTLVNPEIPIPAEATKIHGITTSEVANAPKFPEAYQQFSDFCGTDNILVAHNNNAFDYPLLLRECRRHGLPEPQLRTIDSLKWAKKYRTDLPQHSLQYLRQVYGFEENNAHRALDDVITLHRVFSVLVGDLSPDQIYNLLNETCHPRVFKMPFGKYKGKPLSEVPSSYIAWLQKGDYLLQPENKEIKAAIEAYQQLK, encoded by the coding sequence GTGCCAGATTTAATTTTTTATGATACGGAAACAACTGGGACACAAATTGACAAGGATCGCATAGTGGAAATAGCTGCTTACAATGGAACCACAGGCGAATCTTTTCAAACTTTGGTAAATCCAGAAATTCCTATTCCTGCTGAAGCAACCAAAATTCATGGGATTACAACTTCAGAAGTTGCCAACGCCCCTAAATTTCCAGAAGCATATCAGCAATTCAGTGATTTTTGTGGCACAGATAACATTCTTGTAGCTCATAATAATAATGCTTTTGACTACCCTTTGTTACTTCGTGAATGTCGAAGACATGGATTGCCCGAACCGCAGCTTCGTACGATTGATTCTTTAAAATGGGCGAAAAAATATCGAACAGATTTGCCTCAACATAGCCTTCAGTATCTTCGTCAAGTCTATGGATTTGAAGAGAATAATGCACACCGGGCTTTAGATGACGTAATTACTCTTCATAGAGTATTTTCCGTATTAGTCGGAGATTTATCTCCAGATCAGATTTATAATCTGCTAAATGAAACATGCCATCCTAGAGTCTTTAAAATGCCTTTCGGTAAATATAAGGGGAAACCTCTTTCTGAAGTCCCTTCTAGTTACATTGCTTGGTTACAAAAAGGAGATTACCTGTTACAACCAGAGAATAAAGAAATTAAAGCAGCTATCGAGGCTTATCAACAACTCAAATGA
- a CDS encoding PP2C family protein-serine/threonine phosphatase, with protein MIVAEFEYFGLSDVGLVRHNNEDFWQVNCASQIIAIADGMGGHLAGDVASYEAVCNLMELVDLHKVDLARLEDEQYKESIKTILSEVNLSIYRQGLSNEQFKGMGTTLSCMQFRRGKAWLFHVGDCRVYRLRNKMLERLTEDHSLANHLASRYGLSKQNVKRYPGQHVLTNVLGRRPHVSPDIREMSYEKEDLFVFCSDGLTSMVSDHDMLEILTQSTTLEEGGNILISLANSRGGRDNATVVLVRMR; from the coding sequence ATGATTGTTGCGGAATTTGAATATTTCGGGTTAAGCGATGTTGGCTTAGTCAGACATAATAATGAAGATTTTTGGCAGGTGAATTGTGCTTCCCAGATCATCGCTATTGCTGATGGCATGGGGGGGCATCTCGCAGGAGATGTTGCTTCTTATGAGGCCGTTTGCAATCTGATGGAGCTTGTGGATTTGCATAAAGTAGATTTAGCGCGTTTAGAGGACGAGCAGTACAAGGAATCCATAAAAACAATTTTATCAGAAGTTAACCTATCGATTTATCGGCAAGGGTTATCAAATGAGCAATTCAAAGGAATGGGGACAACTTTGAGTTGTATGCAATTCCGAAGGGGAAAAGCTTGGCTGTTCCATGTAGGGGATTGTAGGGTCTATAGGCTAAGAAATAAGATGTTAGAAAGACTAACAGAAGATCACTCTTTGGCAAATCATTTAGCTTCTCGATATGGGCTTTCAAAACAAAACGTGAAAAGGTATCCTGGGCAGCACGTTCTGACAAATGTGTTAGGAAGACGTCCTCATGTATCTCCGGATATTCGAGAAATGTCCTATGAGAAAGAAGATCTGTTTGTTTTCTGTTCTGATGGGTTAACTAGTATGGTTTCGGATCATGATATGCTAGAGATATTAACTCAGTCGACTACCTTAGAAGAAGGCGGGAATATCCTGATTTCCCTAGCAAATAGTCGGGGCGGTAGAGATAATGCTACTGTTGTACTTGTTCGAATGCGTTAA
- a CDS encoding HU family DNA-binding protein, whose product MATMTKKKLISTISQDHKIHPNHVRTVIQNFLDKMTDALVQGDRLEFRDFGVLQVVERKPKVGRNPKNAAVPIHIPARRAVKFTPGKRMKRLIETPTKSS is encoded by the coding sequence ATGGCAACGATGACTAAGAAGAAACTAATCAGTACGATATCTCAAGATCATAAAATACATCCTAACCACGTGAGAACTGTTATCCAAAATTTTTTGGATAAGATGACAGATGCTCTGGTTCAGGGGGATAGATTAGAGTTTAGAGATTTTGGCGTTCTGCAGGTTGTAGAAAGAAAACCTAAAGTTGGGCGTAACCCTAAGAATGCAGCAGTGCCTATCCATATCCCTGCTAGAAGAGCCGTGAAGTTCACTCCTGGCAAAAGAATGAAACGTTTGATTGAAACACCAACAAAATCTTCTTAG
- a CDS encoding N-acetylmuramoyl-L-alanine amidase family protein, with protein MRYIRSSNIRRLSLMIERLCVKLWPRFINSKFLFLLLALGVGPDKCFSDAVNTPVVPKVSRNELIVIDPGHGGKDEGTADKELRYKEKSLALSIALSVQGYLRRMGYKTIMTRSTDVYVDLNKRAAIANQNKADVFVSIHCNYSSNTSALGTEVYFYNDKNVLRTKKSENLGKSILAFMQKNGALRERKVKEGNFAVIRETSMPAVLVETGFLSNPKERAALLDSRYRSHLAKGISEGIHAFILNRQIKKTTAGNSGVKKVYK; from the coding sequence ATGAGGTATATCAGATCTTCAAACATCAGACGATTGTCTTTGATGATCGAGAGGTTGTGTGTGAAGCTTTGGCCTCGATTTATTAATTCAAAATTCTTGTTTTTACTGCTTGCTTTGGGTGTCGGTCCGGATAAGTGTTTTTCGGATGCTGTAAATACTCCTGTTGTTCCCAAGGTAAGTCGAAATGAGCTTATTGTGATAGATCCTGGCCATGGTGGTAAGGATGAAGGAACTGCGGATAAGGAGCTGCGATATAAAGAGAAGTCTTTAGCTTTATCAATAGCTTTAAGTGTGCAGGGGTATCTACGCCGAATGGGATATAAGACGATCATGACAAGATCCACAGATGTTTATGTGGATTTGAATAAGCGAGCGGCGATAGCAAACCAAAACAAAGCAGATGTTTTTGTTAGTATCCATTGTAATTACTCCTCTAATACCTCTGCTTTAGGTACAGAGGTCTATTTTTATAATGATAAAAATGTATTGAGAACTAAAAAATCAGAGAACCTTGGGAAATCGATTCTAGCTTTCATGCAAAAGAATGGGGCTTTGCGGGAGCGTAAGGTTAAAGAGGGTAATTTTGCAGTTATCCGAGAAACCTCCATGCCTGCGGTCCTGGTAGAAACAGGGTTCCTCTCTAATCCAAAAGAGCGAGCAGCTCTTTTAGACTCCCGTTATCGTTCGCATTTAGCTAAAGGTATTTCTGAAGGAATACATGCCTTTATTCTTAATCGACAGATTAAAAAGACTACAGCGGGGAATTCGGGAGTAAAAAAAGTGTATAAATAA
- a CDS encoding YbjN domain-containing protein — protein MTTWTLNQNNLTKFLNHAQLEPSLERESGLTYITISAGEHELPLFFVIRNEGEVLQLVCYFPYQIQEGQRDATARLLHLVNRDIDIPGFGMDEEQNIIFYRLVIPCLKGEINENLLRVYIDTIKLICDSFFHAIGLISTGNMDLDELKKQANQENNQTN, from the coding sequence ATGACGACATGGACTTTAAATCAAAATAATCTCACAAAATTTCTAAACCATGCTCAGTTAGAGCCCTCTTTGGAACGAGAAAGCGGCCTAACTTACATTACGATCTCCGCTGGAGAACATGAACTTCCTCTGTTTTTCGTTATTCGTAACGAGGGAGAAGTCTTACAACTTGTCTGCTACTTCCCTTATCAAATACAAGAAGGCCAACGAGATGCCACAGCAAGACTTTTACACCTTGTTAATAGAGACATTGACATTCCAGGATTTGGAATGGACGAAGAACAAAACATTATTTTCTATCGACTAGTCATCCCTTGTTTAAAAGGGGAGATTAATGAAAACTTGCTACGAGTTTATATAGATACGATTAAATTAATTTGTGACAGCTTTTTCCATGCCATAGGGTTGATCTCGACAGGGAATATGGATCTCGATGAATTAAAAAAACAAGCGAACCAGGAAAATAATCAAACTAATTAA
- a CDS encoding hemolysin family protein, giving the protein MFSPVIIVLTAVFVLCSGFISLSHIALFSLPSSLIAHYNHSKNKQLRQIANLMAYPNHLLITLVFFDIGINIGVQNCIATLVGDSASFLMTVGVPLALTLVLGEIIPKVIAIPYNVRIARLVTPIIFVSTKSFRPIFDWAISGINFIIQKMLVHQEGDFIQPQELKEVLRSCKDFGVVNHEESRLLFGYLSMEEGSIKERMKPKQEIVFYDVLTPIENLYRLFSGQRYSRILVCKDGLQNLLGVCSAKSLVLHKEQLQSSEDLLPLLRKPHYIPETVSAKTALYHLAKEDSGLGIIIDEYGSIEGLITQNDLFEIVSNEVSHIRPASKQFAHSDKNVIIAAGTYELSDFYDLFGVDLPTTSNCVTIGGWLTEQLGEIPETGTKFAWGQFVFQVLDAAPNCVKRVYIRKTHGN; this is encoded by the coding sequence ATGTTCTCTCCAGTAATTATTGTTTTAACTGCAGTTTTCGTCCTGTGCTCGGGGTTTATTTCTTTATCGCACATTGCTCTATTTTCTCTCCCCTCGTCTCTTATTGCACACTATAATCACTCCAAGAACAAACAGCTTCGACAAATCGCCAATCTCATGGCTTACCCCAATCATTTACTCATTACCCTGGTCTTTTTCGACATAGGGATTAATATTGGGGTACAAAATTGTATAGCAACGTTAGTCGGAGACTCTGCATCATTTCTAATGACCGTAGGAGTTCCCCTCGCTTTAACGCTTGTTTTAGGAGAAATTATTCCTAAAGTCATTGCTATTCCTTACAATGTTCGAATCGCACGTCTTGTAACTCCCATTATCTTTGTCTCAACTAAAAGCTTCCGTCCTATTTTTGATTGGGCTATTTCAGGCATTAATTTTATCATTCAAAAAATGTTAGTTCATCAAGAGGGTGATTTTATTCAACCTCAAGAACTAAAAGAAGTCTTGCGCAGTTGTAAAGACTTTGGAGTCGTAAATCATGAAGAAAGTAGGTTACTGTTTGGATACCTCTCTATGGAAGAGGGAAGTATTAAAGAAAGAATGAAACCCAAACAGGAAATTGTTTTTTATGATGTCCTTACTCCTATTGAAAATTTATATCGGCTATTTTCTGGACAACGCTACTCAAGAATTCTTGTCTGCAAAGATGGACTACAAAATCTTTTAGGAGTTTGCTCTGCTAAATCTCTTGTCCTCCATAAGGAACAGTTACAATCTTCAGAAGATCTTCTTCCTCTTCTTAGAAAACCTCATTATATTCCTGAAACTGTATCTGCTAAAACAGCTTTATATCACCTAGCTAAAGAAGATAGTGGATTAGGTATCATTATTGATGAATATGGATCTATAGAGGGGTTAATCACCCAAAATGATCTATTTGAAATTGTTTCTAATGAAGTTTCCCATATCCGTCCTGCTTCCAAACAGTTCGCTCACTCAGATAAAAATGTTATCATCGCTGCAGGGACCTATGAGCTTTCTGATTTCTATGATCTTTTTGGAGTAGATCTTCCTACCACTTCTAATTGTGTTACAATCGGTGGGTGGCTTACAGAACAATTAGGAGAAATCCCTGAAACAGGAACAAAATTTGCCTGGGGACAATTTGTATTTCAGGTACTAGATGCAGCTCCTAATTGTGTAAAGCGAGTGTATATAAGGAAAACACATGGAAACTGA
- a CDS encoding 1,4-dihydroxy-6-naphthoate synthase, which yields MTFSVAFSPCPNDIFLFRSFLEKHEGAPSLRQIMIADIASLNHLALETRFSLIKISASLYPRIADAYHVLDVGTTLGHKIGPLVLSKHPDKLLRTLATPGETTTAHALCRLFYPQTELIPMKYHEIIPAILANQVDGGAVIHEERFSFPKELCLVDDLGQLWEEKWHLPLPLGCIAISKEISADDSYRLNYALLRSLRRSLTESSLAIQKASEYSRDKNAATIQRFIDTYVTEETFCLSPIGREALSTLWTACRNV from the coding sequence ATGACTTTCTCCGTAGCTTTTTCCCCTTGTCCAAATGATATTTTTTTGTTTAGGTCTTTCTTGGAAAAACATGAAGGGGCCCCTTCTTTGCGCCAAATTATGATCGCGGATATAGCCTCTTTAAATCACCTTGCTTTAGAAACTCGATTCTCTTTAATTAAAATCTCCGCGAGCCTATATCCCCGAATTGCAGATGCCTATCATGTTTTGGATGTTGGAACCACTTTAGGGCACAAGATAGGTCCGTTGGTTCTTTCTAAACATCCTGATAAGCTTTTAAGAACTCTCGCTACTCCAGGTGAAACAACAACGGCACATGCTCTTTGCCGACTGTTCTATCCGCAAACAGAACTAATTCCTATGAAATATCATGAGATCATCCCCGCTATCCTTGCAAATCAGGTAGACGGTGGAGCAGTAATTCATGAAGAACGTTTCTCTTTTCCAAAAGAGTTGTGCCTTGTGGACGATCTTGGTCAACTTTGGGAAGAAAAGTGGCATCTTCCTTTACCTTTAGGATGTATTGCAATCTCTAAAGAGATTTCTGCTGATGACTCTTATCGGTTAAATTATGCCCTTCTGAGATCCTTAAGGAGATCTTTAACAGAAAGCTCTTTGGCTATTCAAAAAGCTTCTGAGTATTCTCGAGATAAAAATGCAGCTACTATCCAACGTTTTATTGATACTTATGTAACGGAAGAAACATTCTGTCTCTCACCTATCGGAAGAGAAGCTCTCTCTACATTATGGACGGCTTGTCGTAATGTTTAA
- a CDS encoding CNNM domain-containing protein — METDSPFFWLGVNLVCIFVQGFFSMMEMACVSFNRVRLQYYLTKSNKKASYINFLIRRPYRLFGTVMLGVNIALQVGSEASRTCYRLLGIPPEYAPATQIFLVVIFAELLPLAISRKIPEKIALKGAPILYCAHYLFYPLIQSVGGITSMIYFLLNIKEETLHSTLSRDELQKTLETHHEEQDFNVIATNIFSLSATSVEQICQYLDQIPMLSATASVQDFCQIVRRHRLDFVPVYHKVKKNIVGIAFPKNLINRNPNDPIVPYLNSPWFVTAKSKLIHVIQEFRKNSSNVAIVLNDHGEPMGALGLHTVFKTLFNTGNIAQSKPKTASLIERTFSGNTPLSEIENELNISFSDNECETIAQLMLKLLDTPPEVGASIIINGLLLEVKEISLSGIKTIEIKDTL; from the coding sequence ATGGAAACTGACTCTCCATTCTTCTGGTTAGGAGTTAATCTCGTCTGCATTTTCGTCCAAGGTTTTTTCTCTATGATGGAAATGGCTTGCGTATCATTTAATCGTGTGCGTTTGCAGTATTACCTTACCAAAAGCAACAAAAAAGCTTCCTATATTAACTTTCTTATCAGAAGGCCTTATCGCTTATTTGGAACCGTGATGTTAGGAGTGAATATTGCCTTGCAAGTAGGGTCGGAAGCATCCAGAACCTGTTATCGACTCCTAGGTATTCCCCCTGAATATGCTCCTGCCACACAAATTTTTTTAGTTGTCATCTTTGCTGAGTTACTCCCTTTAGCCATTTCTCGCAAAATTCCAGAAAAAATAGCTCTAAAAGGAGCTCCTATCCTCTACTGTGCGCATTACCTTTTTTACCCTCTTATTCAGAGTGTTGGCGGCATCACAAGTATGATTTACTTTCTTCTAAATATCAAAGAAGAAACCCTGCACTCAACACTTAGTCGAGATGAACTGCAAAAAACATTAGAGACTCATCATGAAGAACAAGATTTCAATGTTATTGCTACGAATATTTTCTCCTTAAGCGCAACTTCTGTCGAGCAAATATGTCAATATTTAGACCAAATCCCGATGCTATCAGCAACCGCCTCCGTACAAGATTTTTGTCAAATAGTACGTCGCCATCGGCTAGATTTTGTTCCCGTTTACCATAAAGTCAAAAAAAATATCGTAGGAATAGCTTTCCCAAAAAACCTCATCAATCGAAATCCTAACGATCCTATTGTCCCTTATCTAAATTCTCCATGGTTTGTAACAGCGAAGTCTAAACTCATTCATGTTATTCAAGAATTTCGAAAAAATAGCTCTAATGTGGCTATTGTTTTAAATGACCACGGAGAGCCCATGGGAGCTTTGGGGTTACATACCGTATTCAAAACACTATTCAATACAGGAAATATTGCTCAATCCAAGCCGAAGACAGCTTCTCTAATTGAGCGAACGTTCTCAGGAAACACCCCATTATCTGAAATAGAAAATGAACTTAATATCTCTTTTTCAGACAATGAGTGTGAAACTATTGCACAACTGATGTTAAAGCTCCTTGACACCCCTCCGGAAGTCGGAGCCTCCATCATCATTAATGGCTTGCTATTGGAAGTAAAAGAAATTTCTCTATCTGGCATCAAGACCATTGAAATTAAAGACACCTTGTAA